Sequence from the Cucumis sativus cultivar 9930 chromosome 1, Cucumber_9930_V3, whole genome shotgun sequence genome:
TATTAAGATCAATTACACATATGAAAGCACTCACCTTGATTGACCAACAGATTCAATGTCACTGTTGTTCGCTTCTTCCTTTTGTACATATTCATAAGGATCGTAGTTGGAACTTCCAGTATAGTCCAAGAAGTAAAGAACAAATGTTATAAGATAACAACTCGCAAACATTGAAAGAGGACCAAAGATCCAGAGGAAGAGAGGAATTGTGAAATAGAAAGCTCGTAATCCGAGCGACCAAAATAAACTTCCTCGATTCAATATAGCAGCAAGAtactcttttcttccttcaccATCAGGCAAAGTGACTAAGAAGCTGGCATGAGCATAGTATCTAATAGACTGCACATTGCAAAGGAAGGCAACgagaaaacacaaaacaatgTAACGGTACTTTCCAGTACTTGATGTGCTGCTCACAAAAACACTAATCAATGAGCCAATGGTGATCGTCGTCGTGGCCATAAGCGTAGAAGCCATGATGTTGTTTCGTATGGTTTGAACAGCAAGAACACCATTCTTTGCAGGGTCCTAAACAAGATCACTCAAGTAGTTTAGTCAGCCATGAAAGTTTCTCTCCTCCTCCACCTCCACTGAAGTAGGAGAGAAGAGGACAAAATGACTTCTCAAgtccataaaatttaaaagtaaattctACCCTTCTGagtattaattagtttattcaatataatttcCGGACTAACAAGTTGTCTATCATTTAGAAGTGTATGTGAAAGCTTAATGTAATGAAACAAGTTCTTTCATCTTGACACAAATGGAACCACTTAAATCTCTATCTATAGAGAggacaaaaaaatgtttgtaatCCTCAGAACTAGACAATATTGCCATCGTAGATATCATAAGACCtgtaaaaataaacaagaacTCTAAACGTTGTTCtcagtttcaaattttgaatttcatacTAGTTTTCACTCACTTGTatcgtttttattttatgaacaGATATAAAATAAGAGAAGAATTTGTTGTAGTGAATTGAGTCACCTCAAGGCCACACTCTCTTGAATGCGAAACAACCTAAACATTAAAGAACTTGATGTTTCGACGAAGGAGAAGAAATAGAagctaaaagaagaagaagaaatcgaAGCGGTGGAACTTGAAAGAAGCCACCGAGTTCTGAAGTTTTAGTAATTGAAAGTCTTGACGTGGGCTGTGgccaaatattttgttttctaagaaaataataaagaaaacttaaTCACAAAGGCGAAGGCGACTGCATGATTGAAGAGCCTCGCCTTGGCATTCCAAGAGGCTCATAGGCCCCTCGGCGCCTCGCCTCGCCTCTCACCTTAGGCGCGTGCCTGGGGTCGCATCAATTTGACACACATGGAAGAAAAGAGTGACGAGAGGCACTCACTGAAATCATGGTGGAGACCCATTGTCTGCGAGACTCAGCGTTGATTCCGATTACTGTTCTTTTAGGCCTCCTGTAAATGGTGATTATGAGCCAAAGATGGTAGCTCACCAGCACCGCAAAGCCAAGCGGAACCATTAAATATTCAAGACCTTTCACTTCCATCCTTCTTCACCACCTCCTGCAAACTGCAAAGTACCAACTTTTTGCTTTCCCCCGAGGCAAACTAAAGATTATATCAATGACAACTTATACTAGTACCAACACTCAAACAGGCTTGCAACCACGTCTTTCTGTTATCATTGTCATACAGTTGAAAATACGAGTTTGAATATCagaaatcattttttcaagattattaTCACATCAAAGTGACAGAAGCACGTATTAAAATGGCTGACCAATTAACTGTCAAACATGAAGCACGTGTAACAAGACAAACAACTAGCACGCTACCAAGTGCTCAgtctaaaagttaaaaacaaatgataagTAATAATGAAATCATACAAAAAAGATGGTATTCATTAAGACGAATCTTTATCTTCTCGTTGAGAAAGacgttttttttccctttaaaacAATCTCTGTAAGTTAATAATAGGGGTCTGTGGACCTGTGGTTTTTCAGAAGTTTagaagaaataatagaaaatatcaTCTGCATTAACACGGTAGAAAAAGAAGGCATACACCGACTAGTACATTTGTTGAACTGTTGGGCA
This genomic interval carries:
- the LOC101217102 gene encoding uncharacterized protein LOC101217102, whose protein sequence is MEVKGLEYLMVPLGFAVLVSYHLWLIITIYRRPKRTVIGINAESRRQWVSTMISDPAKNGVLAVQTIRNNIMASTLMATTTITIGSLISVFVSSTSSTGKYRYIVLCFLVAFLCNVQSIRYYAHASFLVTLPDGEGRKEYLAAILNRGSLFWSLGLRAFYFTIPLFLWIFGPLSMFASCYLITFVLYFLDYTGSSNYDPYEYVQKEEANNSDIESVGQSRGINFAANSSLQSPLLASHNMTST